One segment of Streptomyces sp. NA02950 DNA contains the following:
- a CDS encoding ATP-dependent Clp protease ATP-binding subunit, whose product MGSGNDGPDDFGPDPLGDFLARFLGTGPAGQRSDSRHVDFGRLMSETARNLVSSAASYAAEHGSTDLDTEHLLRAALIAEPTRTMVSRAGADPDRLAEQIDREAGEGPPRNSVAVTPAVKRALLDAHEIARSRGSSYIGPEHVLIALAANRDSTAGQILNAARFEPRPGSQGGLAAGPGPVDQRPILDRRANTPTLDRFGRDLTELAREGRIDPVIGRDEEIEQSIEVLARRGKNNPVLIGEAGVGKTAVVEGLAQRIADADVPDILLGRRVIQLDFAGIVAGTRFRGDFEQRLTGIIDEIRANSDELIIFIDELHTVVGAGGGSEGGSMDASNLLKPALARGELHVMGASTLQEYRQYIEKDAALARRFQPIMVPEPTTSSAVAILHGLRDRYEAHHQVRYTDEALLAAVELADRYLTERFLPDKAIDLMDQAGARVRLRSSARGTDLRALEREVEQLTRDKDQAVASEQYERATALRDRIAELGARITEGSGTQFHGTRVAEVTVEDVADIVSRQTGIPVSSLTQEERDRLLGLEEHLHQRVIGQEEAVSAVADAVLRSRAGLADPDRPSGSFLFLGPTGVGKTELARALAEALFGSEDRMIRLDMSEYQEKHTVSRLIGAPPGYVGHEEAGQLTEAVRRLPYSLVLMDEVEKAHPDVFNILLQVLDDGRLTDAQGRTVDFKNTVIVMTSNLGSEAITGRGAVLGFGGGDEEADEEARKERVLRPLREHFRPEFLNRIDETVIFRRLADEQLRQITDVLLEETRRRLRAQDVPVDFTPAAVDWLARRGHQPEYGARPLRRTIQREVDNPLSRMLLGGTLRPHSRVEVDVEDGRLAFHTRGG is encoded by the coding sequence ATGGGCAGCGGCAACGATGGCCCTGACGACTTCGGGCCAGACCCACTGGGCGATTTCCTCGCACGCTTCCTCGGGACCGGGCCGGCCGGGCAGCGGTCCGACTCCCGGCATGTCGACTTCGGCCGTCTGATGAGCGAGACGGCGCGGAACCTCGTCTCCTCCGCCGCGTCGTACGCCGCCGAGCACGGCAGCACCGACCTGGACACCGAGCATCTGCTGCGGGCGGCTCTCATCGCCGAACCCACCCGCACGATGGTCTCCCGCGCCGGGGCCGACCCCGACCGGCTCGCCGAGCAGATCGACCGGGAAGCGGGGGAGGGGCCGCCGCGCAACTCGGTCGCCGTCACCCCCGCCGTCAAGCGGGCGCTGCTCGACGCCCATGAGATAGCCCGCTCCCGGGGCTCCTCGTACATCGGCCCCGAGCACGTGCTGATCGCGCTGGCCGCCAACCGGGACTCCACGGCGGGCCAGATCCTGAACGCCGCCCGCTTCGAACCCCGGCCCGGCTCGCAGGGCGGTCTCGCGGCAGGACCCGGCCCGGTGGACCAGCGGCCCATCCTGGACCGCCGGGCGAACACCCCCACCCTCGACCGGTTCGGCCGCGATCTGACCGAGCTGGCCCGCGAGGGCCGGATCGACCCGGTGATCGGCCGCGACGAGGAGATCGAGCAGAGCATCGAGGTGCTCGCCCGCCGGGGCAAGAACAACCCCGTGCTCATCGGCGAGGCCGGGGTCGGCAAGACCGCCGTCGTCGAGGGGCTGGCCCAGCGGATCGCCGACGCCGATGTGCCGGACATCCTGCTCGGCCGCCGGGTCATCCAGCTCGACTTCGCGGGCATCGTGGCGGGCACCCGCTTCCGCGGCGACTTCGAACAGCGCCTCACCGGCATCATCGACGAGATCCGCGCCAACTCCGACGAGTTGATCATCTTCATCGACGAGCTGCACACCGTCGTCGGTGCCGGGGGAGGCTCCGAGGGCGGCTCGATGGACGCCAGCAACCTCCTCAAGCCCGCGCTCGCCCGCGGGGAACTCCATGTGATGGGTGCGAGCACCCTCCAGGAGTACCGCCAGTACATCGAGAAGGACGCCGCGCTCGCCCGCCGCTTCCAGCCCATCATGGTCCCCGAGCCCACCACCTCGTCCGCGGTGGCCATCCTGCACGGGCTGCGCGACCGCTACGAGGCCCACCACCAGGTCCGCTACACCGACGAGGCACTGCTCGCGGCCGTCGAACTCGCCGACCGCTATCTCACCGAACGCTTTCTGCCCGACAAGGCCATCGACCTCATGGACCAGGCCGGGGCCCGGGTCCGGCTGCGCTCCAGCGCCCGGGGCACCGATCTGCGCGCCCTGGAGCGCGAGGTCGAGCAGCTCACCCGGGACAAGGACCAGGCCGTGGCCTCCGAGCAGTACGAACGCGCCACCGCGCTGCGCGACCGGATCGCCGAGCTGGGCGCCCGGATCACCGAAGGGTCCGGCACCCAGTTCCACGGCACCCGGGTCGCCGAGGTCACCGTCGAGGACGTCGCCGACATCGTCTCCCGGCAGACCGGGATCCCCGTCAGCAGCCTCACCCAGGAGGAGCGGGACCGGCTGCTGGGCCTCGAGGAACACCTCCACCAGCGGGTCATCGGCCAGGAGGAGGCCGTCTCCGCCGTGGCCGACGCCGTACTGCGCTCCCGCGCCGGTCTCGCCGACCCCGACCGCCCCAGCGGCAGCTTCCTCTTCCTCGGCCCGACGGGCGTCGGCAAGACCGAACTCGCCCGCGCCCTGGCCGAGGCACTGTTCGGCAGCGAGGACCGGATGATCCGCCTCGATATGAGCGAGTACCAGGAAAAGCACACCGTCAGCCGACTCATCGGCGCCCCGCCCGGCTACGTGGGCCACGAGGAGGCCGGGCAGCTGACCGAGGCGGTACGCCGACTCCCCTACTCCCTGGTGCTCATGGACGAGGTGGAGAAAGCCCACCCGGACGTGTTCAACATCCTGCTCCAGGTCCTCGACGACGGCAGGCTCACCGACGCCCAGGGCCGCACCGTCGACTTCAAGAACACCGTCATCGTGATGACCAGCAACCTCGGCTCCGAGGCCATCACCGGCCGCGGCGCCGTCCTCGGCTTCGGCGGCGGGGACGAGGAGGCCGACGAGGAGGCCCGCAAGGAGCGTGTGCTGCGGCCCCTGCGCGAACACTTCCGCCCGGAGTTCCTGAACCGCATCGACGAGACCGTCATCTTCCGCCGGCTCGCCGACGAGCAGCTGCGCCAGATCACCGATGTGCTGCTGGAGGAGACCCGCCGCCGGCTGCGCGCCCAGGACGTGCCCGTCGACTTCACCCCGGCCGCCGTCGACTGGCTCGCCCGGCGCGGACACCAGCCGGAGTACGGCGCCCGGCCCCTGCGCCGCACGATCCAGCGTGAGGTCGACAACCCGCTCTCGCGGATGCTGCTCGGCGGCACCCTGCGCCCGCACAGCCGGGTCGAGGTGGACGTGGAGGACGGAAGGCTGGCGTTCCACACGCGGGGCGGTTGA
- a CDS encoding helix-turn-helix domain-containing protein, with protein sequence MTRSRAQDPDVCGVTAAIAVMDGKWKTALLWLLESGPQRPGELRRQLPGLSEKVLTQALREMETDGLVHREVHDVLPLKTVYSLTAFGRELSEALGPVADWGHRRLEKLAQSPPAS encoded by the coding sequence ATGACGCGCAGCCGTGCCCAGGACCCGGATGTCTGCGGAGTGACCGCCGCGATCGCCGTGATGGACGGCAAGTGGAAGACCGCTCTGCTCTGGCTGCTGGAGTCCGGTCCGCAGCGCCCCGGTGAACTGCGCCGACAGCTTCCCGGCCTCAGTGAGAAGGTGCTGACTCAGGCACTCCGTGAGATGGAGACGGACGGACTGGTGCACCGGGAGGTGCATGATGTGCTGCCGCTGAAGACCGTCTACTCCCTGACCGCGTTCGGTCGTGAACTCTCCGAGGCGCTGGGCCCCGTCGCCGATTGGGGCCACCGCCGCCTGGAAAAGCTGGCCCAGTCCCCACCGGCGTCCTGA
- a CDS encoding NAD(P)-dependent oxidoreductase, protein MSMQSEQSAVTVLGLGPMGRALAGAFLDAGLRTTVWNRTPGRDRELVERGATGVRSAEEAVAASGLIVVCLVNYDASDAVLRSPAVTDALKGRTVVNLTADTPNRARDTADWAAGHGIRYLDGAIMTPTTTIGTSAAVFIHSGPQELYEEHRPVLGALGGTHTHLGEEIGRAAAYDIALLDIFWTAMAGYAHALAMARAEGVTARELAPFAKGIGAILPPLFEETAEDMASGSFSGEGNPLTSAVSSMAHIVHTSEAHGIDAGVMRAAEGMARRAIGLGHGTDGFIRIAEVLGRH, encoded by the coding sequence ATGTCCATGCAGTCCGAACAGTCTGCCGTCACCGTGCTCGGTCTCGGGCCGATGGGCCGGGCCCTGGCCGGTGCGTTCCTCGACGCGGGGCTGCGCACCACGGTCTGGAACCGGACGCCGGGGAGGGACCGGGAACTGGTCGAGCGCGGGGCGACCGGTGTGCGCTCGGCGGAAGAGGCGGTCGCCGCAAGCGGTCTGATCGTGGTCTGTTTGGTGAACTACGACGCCTCGGACGCCGTTCTGCGGAGCCCGGCGGTCACCGACGCACTCAAGGGGCGCACCGTGGTGAACCTGACCGCCGATACTCCGAACCGGGCCCGGGACACGGCGGACTGGGCCGCCGGGCACGGCATTCGCTATCTGGACGGTGCCATCATGACGCCGACCACCACCATCGGAACGTCTGCCGCGGTGTTCATCCACAGCGGTCCGCAGGAGCTCTACGAGGAACACCGGCCGGTGCTGGGCGCGCTGGGCGGCACCCACACCCACCTCGGCGAGGAGATCGGCCGAGCCGCGGCGTACGACATCGCGCTGCTCGACATCTTCTGGACGGCGATGGCGGGTTACGCGCACGCCCTCGCGATGGCACGCGCGGAGGGGGTCACCGCACGGGAGTTGGCACCCTTCGCCAAGGGCATCGGCGCCATTCTCCCGCCGCTCTTCGAGGAGACCGCGGAGGACATGGCGAGCGGCAGCTTCTCCGGTGAGGGCAACCCCCTCACCTCAGCGGTGTCGTCCATGGCCCATATCGTCCACACCTCCGAAGCCCATGGCATCGACGCGGGCGTGATGCGGGCGGCGGAGGGCATGGCGCGCCGCGCGATCGGACTGGGCCACGGCACCGACGGGTTCATCCGTATCGCCGAGGTTCTCGGCCGCCACTGA
- a CDS encoding CapA family protein, translating into MSPHRRHRTAILAAALFGTVTACGGGSSSAPDAGEKPSKTAAAAEAEPTKDFTLVATGDLLVHDSVIRQARADAGGKGYDFRRMIAAAAPIVAQADLAICHMETVYGADEGPFTGYPTFKTPPQLAEAVKKLGYDSCSTASNHTLDAGTEGVVRTLDAMDHAGLKHAGSARSAAESTRPAVMEAGGAKVAQLAYTYGTNGIPVPDGKPWLVNVIDPKRIIKDARAARRAGADVVVVSVHWGTEWQQAPDKLQLSLAKKLTASADHGRRDIDLIIGTHAHIPQAYEKVNGTWVVYGMGDQIAGVMGDKRGQMGSAARFTFSPPATKGKAWRVKKAEYIPHAVDNDPISLVNLPRALEKSPGNGGWTSALSTIQEAVLSRGGKKDGLAMGR; encoded by the coding sequence GTGTCCCCTCACCGACGCCATCGGACGGCGATCCTCGCCGCCGCACTGTTCGGAACCGTCACCGCTTGCGGCGGCGGGTCGTCCTCCGCCCCGGACGCCGGGGAGAAGCCCTCCAAGACGGCCGCCGCGGCCGAGGCGGAGCCCACCAAGGACTTCACGCTGGTGGCCACCGGTGATCTCCTCGTCCATGACTCGGTCATCCGTCAGGCCCGGGCGGACGCGGGCGGCAAGGGCTATGACTTCCGGCGCATGATCGCCGCGGCGGCTCCCATCGTCGCCCAGGCCGATCTGGCGATCTGCCACATGGAGACGGTCTACGGCGCCGACGAGGGCCCGTTCACCGGCTACCCGACCTTCAAGACACCGCCCCAACTCGCCGAAGCCGTGAAGAAGCTCGGCTACGACTCCTGCTCCACCGCCTCCAACCACACCCTGGACGCCGGAACGGAGGGCGTGGTCCGCACCCTCGACGCGATGGACCACGCCGGGCTCAAGCACGCCGGTTCGGCGCGTTCCGCCGCCGAGAGCACCCGCCCCGCCGTCATGGAGGCCGGTGGCGCCAAGGTGGCGCAACTCGCGTACACCTACGGCACCAACGGCATTCCGGTGCCCGACGGCAAGCCGTGGCTGGTCAATGTCATCGACCCGAAGCGGATCATCAAGGACGCACGGGCCGCCCGGCGGGCCGGGGCGGATGTGGTCGTGGTCAGTGTGCACTGGGGCACCGAGTGGCAGCAGGCACCGGACAAGCTCCAGCTCTCGCTGGCGAAGAAGCTCACCGCGTCCGCCGACCACGGCCGCCGTGACATCGACCTCATCATCGGCACCCACGCCCATATCCCGCAGGCGTACGAGAAGGTCAACGGCACGTGGGTGGTGTACGGCATGGGTGACCAGATCGCCGGTGTCATGGGCGACAAGCGCGGTCAGATGGGCTCGGCGGCCCGCTTCACCTTCTCCCCGCCCGCCACCAAGGGCAAGGCGTGGCGGGTGAAGAAGGCGGAGTACATCCCGCACGCGGTGGACAACGATCCGATCTCCCTGGTGAACCTGCCCCGCGCACTGGAGAAGAGCCCCGGCAACGGTGGCTGGACCAGCGCGCTGAGCACCATCCAGGAGGCGGTGCTCAGCCGGGGCGGCAAGAAGGACGGGCTCGCCATGGGCCGCTGA
- a CDS encoding class I SAM-dependent methyltransferase — protein sequence MQVGRPSITARAAAALRAAHQQLEGGRVFQDPLALRILGTDTDDPVVEAAFRPEREGVRLTVAARARFAEDAVATAVERGVRQAVVLGAGLDTFGCRNPHMSAGLRVFEVDHPATQEWKRHRLAESGIAVPPSLTFAPVDFERSGPADGLGAAGFDPGRPAFFLWLGVVPYLTRAAVFDTLGFIAELPAGSGVVFDYGEPSESLPPEQRAAHEARAAWAAEAREPFLSHFTPQELLTALSDLGFSATEDIRYSDLAARYTDGPGPDTDEVSPNLSARVVRTWRAAVR from the coding sequence ATGCAGGTCGGCCGGCCCAGCATCACCGCCCGCGCCGCCGCCGCCTTGCGCGCGGCCCACCAGCAGCTGGAAGGGGGCCGGGTGTTCCAGGACCCGCTGGCGCTGCGCATCCTCGGCACCGACACCGATGACCCCGTGGTCGAGGCGGCCTTCCGGCCCGAGCGGGAGGGTGTCCGGCTGACCGTGGCCGCCCGCGCCCGCTTCGCCGAGGACGCGGTCGCCACGGCCGTGGAGCGCGGGGTGCGGCAGGCCGTGGTGCTGGGCGCGGGGCTGGACACCTTCGGCTGCCGCAACCCCCACATGTCCGCCGGTCTGCGGGTGTTCGAAGTGGACCATCCCGCGACACAGGAATGGAAACGGCACCGGCTGGCCGAGTCAGGGATCGCCGTACCGCCGTCGCTGACCTTCGCCCCGGTCGACTTCGAGCGGTCGGGACCGGCCGACGGACTGGGGGCGGCGGGGTTCGACCCGGGCCGTCCCGCGTTCTTCCTCTGGCTGGGTGTGGTGCCGTATCTGACCCGCGCCGCCGTCTTCGACACCCTCGGCTTCATCGCGGAGCTGCCCGCCGGATCCGGAGTGGTGTTCGACTACGGTGAGCCATCGGAATCCCTGCCGCCGGAGCAGCGCGCGGCGCACGAGGCGCGCGCGGCCTGGGCGGCCGAGGCGCGGGAGCCCTTCCTGAGCCACTTCACCCCTCAGGAACTGCTGACCGCCCTGAGTGACCTGGGCTTCTCCGCGACAGAGGACATCCGCTACAGCGACCTCGCCGCCCGCTACACGGATGGGCCGGGACCGGATACGGACGAGGTGTCCCCGAATCTGAGCGCCCGTGTGGTGCGCACCTGGCGGGCCGCGGTCCGGTGA
- a CDS encoding CocE/NonD family hydrolase C-terminal non-catalytic domain-containing protein: MKLGEADLAADPSADRPGRLAFVTPPLPNAVRLSGTPTVDLRVSLDRPTSNLTALLVDYGEDERIDWGRNEPQNGIHDGLRGLAGESCHGESTAQDNACYKKTANVTATKPFEVIARGWMDAQNRHSAGTSEPMTPGEDARITWRTLPNDYRIKPGHRLGRPRRHRPPTSSTSRTPPPRR; encoded by the coding sequence ATCAAGCTGGGCGAGGCGGATCTCGCCGCCGACCCCTCGGCGGACCGACCCGGACGGCTGGCGTTCGTGACCCCGCCGCTGCCGAATGCCGTACGGCTGTCGGGCACCCCCACCGTGGATCTGCGGGTATCGCTGGACAGGCCGACGTCGAACCTCACGGCCCTGTTGGTCGACTACGGCGAGGACGAGCGGATCGACTGGGGACGGAACGAGCCGCAGAACGGGATCCACGACGGTCTGCGGGGGCTGGCCGGGGAGTCGTGCCACGGTGAGAGCACCGCCCAGGACAACGCCTGCTACAAGAAGACCGCCAATGTGACGGCCACGAAGCCGTTCGAGGTGATCGCCCGGGGCTGGATGGACGCGCAGAACCGCCACTCGGCCGGCACCTCCGAGCCGATGACCCCCGGGGAGGACGCCCGGATCACCTGGCGGACCCTGCCGAACGACTACCGGATCAAGCCGGGGCACCGGCTCGGACGTCCTCGGCGGCACCGACCGCCGACTTCCTCTACTTCGAGGACGCCACCGCCGCGAAGGTGA
- a CDS encoding M6 family metalloprotease domain-containing protein encodes MFLRRRRVRRLTLVATVLATLAAVAAGPARATADGTPSARPTGPPLVQPIDPQHWRNPDDMTWADYRAVPGTDWADPSVEPTQRTFKGALVLLDYPDEEFTVSRPAGSNRFGNPQPTAAGIPRGRLPRFYRDFLNTPGPLNHGHTINEYWMEDSGGRIGVDLTAFGVYRMPWKSYQYGVEDSMNRGACRAGDTCGKDIRADAKAAWTGDIGSGEAAKFDFVFYLTAGEDESATWQEFGQMKFASAGDVPAVWGPPIPTGNNAARTRYVPWTSWQAAARIWPNAADGSSLQAESSGMAVYAHELSHILGIGDNYNNPYGTPLSRSYTGIWGMLSRGSFNGPEGPHTRWRIPATAGGSMGAQHVLRDKLKLGIVGERNVLRLDRAALKDSGLVTARVTARSAPPGRKGLSGVTIALDKDLSPPCDRGTDPLCDGGGYDHYTLEVVDRMGMDSFTPDSGVLLSKTKQQDRAPFAWVVDAHPEDIDLVDFERPDGTPQKITMGDYRQLSDALFHAGADSGSQYEYIDKANRLHFYVLDVRRNRSGVLSYTVAVRSLDGDGAQRRGVAVGRGQAAGEPSGGRARCTFALANTGEAGSRQGDPPGKGGASVTSDVYRLSATAIGRGWSAWLPNRLATTEAGASVDVKVAVTAKTRADRHGTVLLTARSESDPRRTATARCALTASGGH; translated from the coding sequence TTGTTCCTCCGCCGAAGACGAGTCCGCCGCTTAACGCTCGTCGCCACCGTCCTCGCCACCCTGGCGGCCGTCGCCGCCGGACCCGCCCGCGCCACCGCCGACGGCACACCGTCGGCCCGGCCCACCGGGCCACCGCTCGTCCAGCCGATCGACCCCCAGCACTGGCGCAACCCGGACGACATGACCTGGGCCGACTACCGAGCCGTCCCGGGCACCGACTGGGCCGATCCGTCGGTCGAACCCACCCAGCGCACCTTCAAGGGCGCCCTCGTGCTCCTGGACTACCCGGACGAGGAGTTCACGGTCAGCCGACCGGCCGGGTCGAACCGGTTCGGCAATCCGCAGCCCACGGCCGCCGGTATCCCCCGCGGCCGCCTTCCCCGCTTCTACCGGGACTTCCTCAACACACCGGGTCCGCTGAACCACGGTCACACCATCAACGAGTACTGGATGGAGGACTCCGGCGGCCGCATCGGTGTCGATCTGACCGCCTTCGGTGTGTACCGGATGCCGTGGAAGTCGTACCAGTACGGCGTCGAGGACTCGATGAACCGGGGTGCCTGCCGGGCCGGGGACACCTGTGGCAAGGACATCCGCGCCGACGCCAAGGCGGCGTGGACCGGCGACATCGGCTCCGGCGAGGCGGCGAAGTTCGACTTCGTCTTCTATCTGACCGCCGGGGAGGACGAGTCCGCCACCTGGCAGGAGTTCGGCCAGATGAAGTTCGCGAGCGCGGGCGACGTCCCCGCGGTGTGGGGCCCGCCGATCCCCACGGGGAACAACGCGGCCCGGACCCGCTACGTCCCGTGGACGTCCTGGCAGGCCGCCGCCCGTATCTGGCCGAACGCCGCGGACGGCTCGTCCCTTCAGGCCGAGAGCTCCGGCATGGCCGTGTACGCCCATGAGTTGAGCCATATCCTGGGCATCGGGGACAACTACAACAACCCGTACGGCACCCCGCTCAGCCGCTCCTACACCGGTATCTGGGGCATGCTCTCCCGGGGCTCGTTCAATGGTCCCGAAGGTCCGCACACCCGCTGGCGGATCCCCGCCACCGCGGGCGGTTCGATGGGCGCCCAGCATGTGCTGCGCGACAAGCTGAAGCTGGGCATCGTGGGCGAGCGCAACGTCCTGCGCCTTGACCGCGCCGCCCTGAAGGACTCCGGGCTCGTCACCGCCCGGGTCACCGCGCGTTCGGCGCCACCGGGGAGGAAGGGGCTGTCCGGTGTCACCATCGCCCTGGACAAGGACCTCTCCCCGCCCTGCGACCGCGGCACCGATCCGCTGTGCGACGGCGGCGGCTACGACCACTACACGCTCGAGGTCGTGGACCGGATGGGCATGGACTCGTTCACCCCGGACAGCGGAGTGCTGCTCAGCAAGACCAAGCAACAGGACCGGGCACCGTTCGCCTGGGTCGTCGACGCCCACCCCGAGGACATCGACCTGGTGGACTTCGAACGCCCGGACGGCACCCCGCAGAAGATCACCATGGGGGACTACCGTCAGCTCAGCGACGCGCTCTTCCACGCCGGTGCCGACTCCGGCAGCCAGTACGAGTACATCGACAAGGCCAATCGGCTGCACTTCTACGTCCTCGATGTGCGCCGCAACCGGTCCGGAGTGCTCTCGTACACCGTGGCTGTCCGCTCCCTCGACGGCGACGGGGCACAGCGGCGCGGGGTGGCCGTCGGCCGTGGCCAGGCAGCGGGTGAGCCGTCCGGCGGCCGGGCCCGGTGCACCTTCGCCCTCGCCAACACCGGTGAGGCCGGCTCCCGGCAGGGCGACCCGCCCGGGAAGGGCGGCGCCTCCGTCACCTCCGATGTGTACCGGCTGTCGGCCACGGCCATCGGCCGGGGCTGGTCCGCCTGGCTGCCCAACCGGCTCGCCACCACCGAGGCCGGGGCCTCGGTGGACGTGAAGGTGGCCGTGACCGCGAAGACGCGCGCCGACCGGCACGGCACCGTGCTCCTCACCGCCCGTTCCGAGAGCGACCCCCGCCGGACCGCCACGGCCCGCTGCGCACTGACGGCGTCGGGCGGACACTAG
- a CDS encoding AMP-binding protein, translating to MTSPEQRMADLLKTFGEPAASTAHLLCDRHPADAVAFTLVGGDLTGHDMTFGELRDRSARMAGALADLGVGAGDRVATLMGKSGELLVATLAIWRLGAVQVPLFTAFAPPAIALRITGNGTKVVITDADQRPKLNPESGFPAERPWRIVTTGPVEAGDLAFAEMEAGHTPQAEPVAMGGDATIVELFTSGTAGNPKAVTIPLRAVAGFAMYQEFGLDQRPDDVFWNAADPGWAYGLYYAIIGPLGIGQRSLLFNSLFSAESTWAVLSRYGVTNFAAGPTVYRKLRGSELPAPDDLRLRCCSAAGEPLPPDVIEWARETLGVPVRDHYGSTELGMAVCNSWHPALRTDIKPGSMGRPMPGWEVKVLREDTNSALAKTDVPGRVVIDIPASPLMWFQGYREAPEQTAEKFSPDGRWFYSGDTAACDEDGDLFFSGRGDDVILMAGYRIGPFEVESVLLEHPAVAEAAAVGVPHEEYGEIVEAFVVLRPGAEPGDALAADLQQLVRDRFAKHAYPRSIHFVTELPKTSSGKTQRFLLRPQQSSGRGR from the coding sequence TTGACCAGCCCGGAACAGCGCATGGCTGACCTGCTCAAGACCTTCGGTGAGCCGGCGGCGAGCACCGCGCACCTGCTGTGCGACAGGCACCCGGCCGACGCCGTGGCGTTCACGTTGGTGGGCGGGGACCTGACCGGCCATGACATGACGTTCGGTGAGTTGCGCGACCGCTCGGCGCGCATGGCCGGCGCGCTGGCCGACCTGGGGGTCGGAGCCGGTGACCGCGTCGCCACCTTGATGGGCAAGTCCGGCGAGCTGCTGGTCGCGACCCTCGCGATCTGGCGCCTCGGAGCCGTCCAGGTGCCGCTGTTCACCGCGTTCGCACCGCCCGCCATCGCGCTGCGGATCACGGGCAACGGCACCAAGGTCGTGATCACCGACGCCGATCAGCGCCCGAAACTGAACCCGGAGTCCGGCTTCCCCGCCGAGCGACCCTGGCGGATCGTCACCACCGGTCCGGTCGAGGCGGGCGACCTGGCCTTCGCCGAGATGGAGGCGGGACACACCCCGCAGGCCGAGCCGGTGGCCATGGGCGGCGACGCGACCATCGTGGAGCTGTTCACCTCCGGCACCGCGGGCAACCCGAAGGCCGTCACGATTCCGCTGCGGGCCGTCGCGGGCTTCGCCATGTACCAGGAATTCGGCCTGGACCAGCGGCCCGATGACGTGTTCTGGAACGCCGCCGACCCGGGTTGGGCCTACGGCCTCTACTACGCCATCATCGGGCCCCTCGGCATCGGGCAGCGCAGCCTGCTGTTCAACAGCCTGTTCTCGGCCGAGTCCACCTGGGCGGTACTCTCCCGCTACGGCGTCACCAACTTCGCCGCCGGGCCCACCGTCTACCGGAAGCTGCGCGGCTCGGAGCTGCCCGCCCCCGACGACCTGCGGCTGCGCTGCTGCTCCGCGGCAGGTGAGCCGCTGCCCCCGGATGTGATCGAGTGGGCGCGAGAGACCCTCGGTGTCCCGGTGCGCGACCACTACGGCTCCACCGAACTGGGCATGGCCGTCTGCAACTCCTGGCATCCGGCCCTGCGCACCGACATCAAGCCCGGCTCCATGGGGCGTCCGATGCCCGGCTGGGAGGTCAAGGTGCTTCGCGAGGACACCAACTCCGCCCTGGCCAAGACGGACGTCCCCGGCCGTGTCGTGATCGACATCCCCGCCAGCCCGCTGATGTGGTTCCAGGGCTACCGGGAGGCCCCCGAGCAGACCGCCGAGAAGTTCAGCCCCGACGGACGCTGGTTCTACTCCGGTGACACCGCCGCGTGCGACGAGGACGGCGATCTGTTCTTCTCCGGACGCGGCGACGACGTCATCCTCATGGCGGGCTACCGCATCGGTCCGTTCGAGGTGGAGAGTGTGCTGCTGGAGCACCCGGCCGTGGCGGAGGCGGCCGCGGTGGGCGTGCCGCACGAGGAGTACGGCGAGATCGTGGAGGCGTTCGTGGTGCTGCGCCCCGGCGCGGAGCCCGGCGACGCGCTCGCCGCCGACCTCCAGCAGCTGGTCAGGGACCGGTTCGCCAAGCACGCGTACCCGCGGAGCATCCACTTCGTGACGGAACTCCCCAAGACCTCCAGCGGCAAGACCCAGCGCTTCCTGCTGCGTCCGCAGCAGAGCTCCGGCCGGGGCCGCTGA
- a CDS encoding arsenate reductase family protein produces the protein MEIWINPACSKCRSALTLLDAEGAGYTVRRYLDDVPSQDEIRAVLERLGLEPWDITRTQEAAAKQLGLKDWPREESARDRWIAALAEHPKLIQRPIITADDGSAVVGRTEEAVREALSRSQN, from the coding sequence ATGGAGATCTGGATCAATCCGGCGTGCTCGAAGTGCCGCAGCGCGCTCACTCTGCTCGACGCGGAGGGGGCGGGGTACACCGTCCGCCGCTATCTCGACGATGTACCGAGCCAGGACGAGATCCGGGCGGTGCTCGAACGGCTCGGGCTCGAGCCGTGGGACATCACCCGGACCCAGGAGGCGGCCGCGAAGCAGCTGGGGCTGAAGGACTGGCCGCGGGAGGAGAGCGCGCGGGACCGTTGGATCGCGGCGCTCGCGGAGCACCCCAAGCTGATCCAGCGGCCGATCATCACGGCGGACGACGGCTCGGCGGTGGTGGGGCGTACGGAGGAGGCGGTGCGGGAGGCGCTCTCGCGCTCCCAGAACTGA